A stretch of Oncorhynchus mykiss isolate Arlee chromosome 12, USDA_OmykA_1.1, whole genome shotgun sequence DNA encodes these proteins:
- the LOC110538753 gene encoding peroxisomal membrane protein PMP34 gives MSDNGASAINLLSYETLVHAVAGAVGSMTAMSVFFPLDTARIRLQVDENRKSKSTAILLAEIAKEEGLLSLYRGWFPVISSLCCSNFVYFYTFNTLKKVMVGNQGRSRPGKDLLMGFISGAVNVLLTTPMWVVNTRLKLQGAKFRNEDLQQTHYRGIFDAFSQIIAREGVGTLWNGTLPSLVLVFNPAVVFMFYEAMKRRAGRGGRKITSAEIFLIGAVAKAIATTATYPLQTVQAILRFGQHKAEGKGGLLGSLRNIVYLLMDRIKRHGVLGLYKGLEAKLLQTVLTAALMFVVYEKITAATFKVMGINKKLKH, from the exons ATGTCCGACAATGGTGCCTCAGCGATCAACCTTCTGTCTTATGAGACACTGGTACACGCCGTGGCAGGTGCAGTG GGTAGCATGACGGCGATGTCCGTCTTCTTTCCTTTGGATACAGCGAGGATCAGACTTCAGG TGGATGAGAATCGGAAGTCCAAATCGACTGCCATTCTCCTGGCTGAAATAGCAAAGGAGGAAGGCCT GTTGTCTCTGTACAGAGGCTGGTTCCCAGTCATCTCCAGTCTGTGCTGCTCCAACTTTGTCTACTTCTACACCTTCAACACGCTGAAGAAAGTCATGGTGGGTAATCAGGGCCGGTCCAGACCGGGAAAAGACCTTCTCATGGGCTTCATCTCAG GGGCAGTGAACGTGCTCCTGACCACGCCCATGTGGGTGGTCAACACCCGGCTCAAGCTGCAGGGGGCAAAGTTCAGGAACGAAGACCTCCAGCAGACCCACTACAGAGGCATctttg ATGCTTTCTCGCAGATCATAGCCAGGGAGGGAGTGGGGACTCTTTGGAACGGTACACTGCCTTCTCTGGTGCTGGTCTTCAACCCTGCAGTTGTGTTCATGTTCTATGAAGCCATGAAGAGGAGAGCaggcagaggagggaggaag ATTACATCAGCAGAGATCTTTCTCATTGGCGCTGTGGCCAAGGCCATCGCTACCACGGCGACGTATCCCCTGCAGACCGTCCAGGCCATTCTAAGG TTTGGGCAGCACAAAGCTGAGGGCAAGGGAGGTCTACTGGGCAGTCTCCGAAACATAGTCTACCTACTTATGGACAGAATCAA GAGGCATGGTGTGCTGGGCTTATACAAAGGCCTGGAGGCCAAACTGCTCCAGACGGTACTAACGGCAGCCCTCATGTTTGTGGTGTATGAGAAGATCACCGCAGCCACCTTCAAGGTCATGGGCATCAACAAGAAACTGAAGCACTGA